Proteins found in one Lepisosteus oculatus isolate fLepOcu1 chromosome 22, fLepOcu1.hap2, whole genome shotgun sequence genomic segment:
- the srsf9 gene encoding serine/arginine-rich splicing factor 9, with the protein MADGRIYVGNLPIDVQERDIEDLFFKYGKIRDIELKNNRGTIPFAFVRFEDPRDAEDAVYGRNGYGFGDCKLRVEYPRSSASKFTGPMGGGPRGRFGPPTRRSEFRVIVTGLPPTGSWQDLKDHMREAGDVCFADVQRDGEGVVEFLRREDMEYALRRLDRTEFRSHQGETAYIRVHEERGSSWGRSRSRSRSRGRYSPYQSRGSPPRYQSPPPHRHSLSRHSPPPRRLPIQHHSPPPRHYR; encoded by the exons ATGGCGGATGGAAGGATCTATGTGGGGAACCTTCCGATCGATGTGCAGGAGCGAGACATTGAGGATCTGTTCTTCAAGTATGGGAAGATTCGAGACATTGAGCTGAAGAACAACAGGGGCACCATCCCCTTTGCTTTTGTCCGTTTTGAGGACCCACG GGACGCGGAGGATGCAGTGTATGGGAGGAATGGCTACGGGTTTGGGGACTGTAAGCTGCGTGTGGAGTACCCTCGCTCTTCCGCCTCTAAGTTCACCGGTCCAATGGGAGGGGGCCCCAGGGGCAGGTTCGGCCCCCCAACTCGGAGATCGGAGTTCAGAGTCATTGTGACTG GGCTGCCTCCCACGGGGAGCTGGCAGGACCTGAAGGACCACATGCGGGAAGCAGGGGACGTGTGCTTTGCGGACGTGCAGCGGGACGGGGAAGGAGTGGTGGAGTTCCTCCGAAGAGAGGACATGGAGTACGCCCTGCGCCGACTGGACAGGACTGAGTTTCGATCGCACCAG GGGGAGACGGCATACATCCGTGTCCACGAGGAGCGAGGTTCAAGCTGGGGTCGCTCGCGGTCTCGCTCCAGGTCCCGAGGACGGTACTCGCCTTACCAAAGCCGGGGGTCCCCCCCTCGGTACCAGTCCCCCCCACCGCATCGCCACTCTCTGTCTCGCCATAGTCCGCCGCCCCGGCGTCTCCCCATACAGCATCACAGCCCCCCTCCCCGCCACTACCGGTAA